The following coding sequences are from one Streptomyces angustmyceticus window:
- a CDS encoding cupin domain-containing protein produces the protein MDDLDALARHLLDEAMTSAHGRSAHLFLHDGPLRQAVIALTAGTELDEHNTPPAASLHVLHGRVRLTGQGGGPELKAGQVAMLPRERHGLLALENAAVVLTAVTGVPLSERRTAAAAATPG, from the coding sequence ATGGACGATCTCGATGCACTCGCCCGTCACCTGCTCGACGAGGCCATGACCTCCGCGCACGGACGCAGCGCCCACCTCTTCCTGCACGACGGCCCGCTGCGGCAGGCCGTGATCGCCCTGACCGCGGGCACCGAGCTGGACGAGCACAACACTCCCCCGGCCGCGAGCCTGCACGTCCTGCACGGCCGGGTCCGGCTGACCGGGCAGGGCGGCGGCCCGGAGCTGAAGGCCGGTCAGGTCGCCATGCTCCCGCGCGAACGGCACGGACTGCTGGCCCTGGAGAACGCGGCGGTGGTGCTGACGGCCGTCACGGGGGTCCCGCTGAGCGAGCGCCGCACGGCGGCCGCGGCGGCGACGCCGGGGTAG
- the cutA gene encoding divalent-cation tolerance protein CutA, giving the protein MTDPTDPTPPPGSTGQPDARFLTVMTTVDSETRAAGLARGAIERRLAACAQISAPVTSVYRWDDAIETGQEWQVLFKTTRARYEALETYLLQAHDYDTPEIIATPVTHGGAGYLSWVAKETS; this is encoded by the coding sequence GTGACCGACCCGACCGACCCGACCCCACCGCCCGGCTCCACCGGGCAGCCGGACGCCCGGTTCCTGACCGTCATGACGACCGTCGACAGCGAAACCAGGGCCGCCGGCCTGGCGCGCGGCGCGATCGAGCGGAGACTCGCCGCCTGCGCGCAGATCAGCGCCCCGGTGACCTCGGTCTACCGCTGGGACGACGCGATAGAGACCGGCCAGGAGTGGCAGGTGCTCTTCAAGACGACCCGGGCGCGCTACGAGGCCCTGGAGACCTACCTCCTGCAAGCGCACGACTACGACACCCCCGAGATCATCGCCACGCCGGTCACCCACGGGGGCGCCGGCTACCTGTCCTGGGTCGCGAAGGAGACGAGCTGA
- a CDS encoding trypsin-like serine peptidase — translation MERNTTGRGTTTRHAQKRPARRRWIAAGSAVAGAAVCLSLASVGHAAPDTPHAAAHRDRPSPAPHPDTNWTSRDAAAYWTPDRMAAAAPADPERGPSDRAAAAPGTKAAPAAKSAATARHFDGIPSVGVLFSVDGDARAHHCTASVVHSPHGNLILTAGHCNPGTRAAFVPQYRSGTDKQPYGVWAIEDSFAYPGRGTTGAGADLDFAFATVAPGEDGQTVEEVTGGNTLSPTPGYTNDVTVVGYPKVHNDPEDRAVRCATRTSRLSGTRELRMECGGFYGGTSGSPWLTDFDEESGTGHVIGVIGGLNGGGPKGPDNDRISYSPYFGEKVLDLYARASQE, via the coding sequence GTGGAACGCAACACCACTGGGCGCGGCACGACGACGCGGCACGCGCAGAAGCGGCCGGCCCGGCGGCGCTGGATCGCGGCCGGGTCCGCGGTGGCCGGTGCGGCGGTGTGCCTGAGCCTCGCCTCCGTGGGCCACGCCGCCCCGGACACCCCGCACGCGGCGGCGCACCGCGACCGGCCGAGCCCCGCCCCCCACCCCGACACCAACTGGACCAGCCGGGACGCCGCCGCCTACTGGACGCCCGACCGGATGGCGGCCGCCGCACCGGCCGACCCCGAACGCGGCCCCTCGGACCGGGCCGCCGCCGCGCCCGGGACCAAGGCCGCCCCCGCCGCCAAGTCCGCCGCCACCGCACGGCACTTCGACGGCATCCCGTCCGTGGGCGTGCTGTTCTCCGTCGACGGGGACGCCCGCGCGCACCACTGCACCGCCAGCGTGGTGCACAGCCCGCACGGCAACCTGATCCTGACCGCCGGGCACTGCAATCCCGGCACCCGGGCCGCGTTCGTACCGCAGTATCGTTCCGGCACCGACAAGCAGCCGTACGGGGTGTGGGCGATCGAGGACAGCTTCGCCTACCCCGGCCGCGGCACCACCGGCGCCGGGGCGGACCTCGACTTCGCCTTCGCCACCGTCGCCCCCGGCGAGGACGGCCAGACCGTCGAGGAGGTCACCGGCGGCAACACCCTCTCCCCGACGCCCGGTTACACCAATGACGTCACCGTCGTCGGCTACCCGAAGGTCCACAACGACCCCGAGGACCGGGCCGTACGCTGCGCCACCCGCACCAGCCGGCTGTCCGGCACCCGTGAACTGCGCATGGAGTGCGGCGGGTTCTACGGCGGCACCTCCGGCAGCCCCTGGCTGACCGACTTCGACGAGGAGAGCGGGACCGGCCACGTCATCGGCGTGATCGGCGGCCTCAACGGCGGCGGCCCCAAGGGCCCGGACAACGACCGGATCTCCTACAGCCCGTACTTCGGGGAGAAGGTCCTCGATCTCTACGCCCGGGCGTCCCAGGAGTAG
- a CDS encoding SanA/YdcF family protein gives MPGRVPGPVRRAWRRAVNGVRRIRLPRTRRGGRRAFQAVVALTVLALAPATWMNATAGPRVRGVADAPAAPVAIVFGAGLWNGAPSPYLAHRLDAAAALYERGTVRAVLVTGDNSRHDYDEPDAMRAYLLRHGVPGRRIVSDYAGFDTWDSCSRAHRVFGVDRAVLVSQGFHIRRALALCSAAGVDSYGVGVAAKHDVTWAYGGVREIFAASKAAADALLRPDPHFLGPHEKGVAEALR, from the coding sequence ATGCCAGGGCGGGTACCGGGGCCGGTGCGGCGGGCATGGCGGCGCGCGGTGAACGGGGTGCGCCGGATACGGCTGCCCCGGACCCGGCGGGGCGGGCGCCGCGCCTTCCAGGCCGTCGTGGCCCTGACGGTGCTCGCGCTGGCGCCCGCGACCTGGATGAACGCGACCGCGGGCCCCCGGGTGCGCGGCGTCGCCGACGCCCCGGCCGCGCCGGTCGCCATCGTGTTCGGCGCGGGCCTGTGGAACGGCGCGCCCTCGCCGTACCTCGCCCACCGGCTGGACGCGGCCGCCGCGCTGTACGAGCGGGGCACCGTCCGCGCGGTCCTGGTCACCGGCGACAACAGCCGCCACGACTACGACGAGCCGGACGCGATGCGCGCCTATCTGCTGCGGCACGGCGTCCCGGGCCGCAGGATCGTCAGCGACTACGCGGGCTTCGACACCTGGGACTCCTGCAGCCGCGCGCACCGGGTCTTCGGCGTGGACCGGGCGGTGCTGGTCAGCCAGGGCTTCCACATCCGGCGCGCGCTGGCACTGTGCTCGGCGGCCGGGGTCGACTCCTACGGCGTCGGGGTGGCCGCGAAGCACGATGTGACCTGGGCGTACGGCGGTGTCCGGGAGATCTTCGCGGCCTCGAAGGCGGCGGCGGACGCGCTGCTGCGGCCCGATCCGCACTTCCTCGGGCCGCACGAGAAGGGGGTGGCGGAGGCGCTGCGCTAG
- a CDS encoding gamma-glutamylcyclotransferase family protein: MTTEPERLPFFVYGTLRPGEANHAWALRGRTAAEEPAHIGGALLYDGPGYPYATRGPAGAVVHGTLVRPRDSDYDEVRATLDRLEDYAPGDPRNVYERVCTEAVCADGRTVRAWVYLAADRLAARLRATGTPIEGGDWPASRAAAG; the protein is encoded by the coding sequence ATGACCACCGAGCCCGAGCGGCTGCCGTTCTTCGTCTACGGAACGCTGCGCCCCGGCGAGGCCAACCACGCCTGGGCCCTGCGCGGCCGCACGGCGGCCGAGGAACCGGCGCACATCGGCGGCGCGTTGCTCTACGACGGGCCCGGGTACCCGTACGCGACCCGGGGCCCCGCCGGGGCGGTGGTCCACGGCACCCTCGTCCGGCCCCGCGACAGCGACTACGACGAGGTCCGCGCGACCCTGGACCGGCTGGAGGACTACGCCCCCGGGGACCCGCGGAACGTCTACGAGCGGGTGTGCACCGAGGCCGTGTGCGCGGACGGCAGGACCGTACGGGCCTGGGTCTACCTGGCCGCCGACCGCCTCGCCGCGCGGTTGCGCGCCACCGGCACCCCCATCGAGGGCGGCGACTGGCCGGCGTCGCGGGCCGCGGCCGGCTGA
- a CDS encoding adenosine deaminase, giving the protein MASSPSSPSSPSSPSAATAPLPKAELHLHIEGTLEPELAFALAARNGVTLPYATEDELRRAYSFTDLQSFLNLYYALMAVLRTEDDFADLAHAYLARAKEQGVRHAEIFFDPQAHTARGVPIGTVIDGLARALDSAREIYGISTRLIMCFLRDESAESALATFEAARPHLDKITAVGLDSAEVGHPPSKFAEVFALAREAGLKCVAHAGEEGPPAYVWEALDVLGVDRIDHGVRSLEDERLVARLVADQVPLTVCPLSNVRLRVIDDLADHPLPAMLDAGLLVTVNSDDPAYFGGYADDNFTAVRDALGLDPETLRTLARNSFRASFLDEADRAAYLREVDAHGA; this is encoded by the coding sequence GTGGCTTCCTCCCCGTCCTCCCCGTCCTCCCCGTCCTCCCCTTCCGCCGCAACCGCCCCGCTGCCCAAGGCGGAGCTGCATCTGCACATCGAGGGCACCCTGGAGCCCGAGCTGGCTTTCGCGCTCGCCGCACGCAACGGCGTCACGCTGCCGTACGCCACCGAGGACGAGCTGCGCCGCGCCTACTCCTTCACCGACCTGCAGTCCTTCCTGAACCTCTACTACGCGCTGATGGCCGTGCTGCGCACCGAGGACGACTTCGCCGACCTGGCCCACGCCTACCTCGCCCGCGCGAAGGAGCAGGGCGTCCGGCACGCCGAGATCTTCTTCGACCCGCAGGCGCACACCGCGCGCGGCGTCCCGATCGGCACCGTCATCGACGGCCTGGCCCGCGCCCTCGACAGCGCCCGGGAGATCTACGGCATCAGCACCCGCCTGATCATGTGCTTCCTGCGCGACGAGAGCGCCGAATCCGCCCTGGCGACGTTCGAGGCGGCCCGCCCGCACCTCGACAAGATCACCGCCGTCGGCCTGGACTCCGCCGAGGTGGGCCACCCGCCGTCGAAGTTCGCCGAGGTCTTCGCGCTGGCCCGGGAGGCCGGCCTCAAGTGCGTGGCGCACGCGGGCGAGGAGGGGCCGCCGGCCTACGTGTGGGAGGCCCTGGACGTCCTCGGCGTGGACCGGATCGACCACGGGGTGCGCTCCCTGGAGGACGAGCGCCTGGTGGCACGCCTGGTCGCCGACCAGGTGCCGCTCACCGTCTGCCCGCTGTCCAACGTCCGCCTGCGGGTCATCGACGACCTCGCCGACCACCCGCTGCCCGCCATGCTGGACGCCGGACTGCTGGTGACCGTCAACTCCGACGACCCGGCCTACTTCGGCGGCTACGCGGACGACAACTTCACCGCCGTCCGCGACGCCCTCGGCCTCGACCCCGAGACGCTGCGCACCCTCGCCCGCAACTCCTTCCGCGCCTCCTTCCTCGACGAGGCGGACCGCGCCGCGTACCTGCGGGAGGTCGACGCGCACGGGGCGTAG
- a CDS encoding sirohydrochlorin chelatase, giving the protein MTAPIPHPPSAFPGPLGAGDLAAEISAQLGTRLGRVRLHGFHRPAPPPPTLVAVAHGSRDPRALPAVRALLDRVRALRPGLPVRLGHIELNGPLLADTLAGLDGAAVLVPLLFGRGHHVTHDLPAALRGAPHLTGRVAGPLGPHALLAEALHGRLLEAGFPDAPGPRGAVVLAAAGSRSPRSARDTEHTARLLSDRLGGTPVLPAYASAADPTVPDAVAALRDRGHDRIAVASCFTAPGHFATRCAAAAPGPAAAPLGDHPALARLVLHRYDQALLTRTGSDPESAEAATVAV; this is encoded by the coding sequence ATGACGGCGCCGATACCGCACCCGCCCTCCGCGTTCCCCGGCCCCCTCGGCGCGGGAGACCTCGCCGCCGAGATCAGCGCACAGCTCGGCACCCGGCTCGGCCGGGTCCGGCTGCACGGCTTCCACCGCCCGGCGCCGCCGCCCCCCACCCTCGTCGCCGTGGCCCACGGCAGCCGCGACCCCCGGGCCCTGCCCGCCGTCCGGGCCCTGCTCGACCGGGTCCGCGCGCTGCGCCCCGGTCTGCCGGTACGGCTCGGGCACATCGAGCTGAACGGCCCGCTGCTCGCCGACACCCTCGCCGGGCTGGACGGCGCGGCCGTCCTCGTCCCGCTGCTCTTCGGTCGGGGCCACCACGTCACCCACGACCTGCCCGCCGCGCTGCGCGGCGCACCCCACCTGACCGGCCGGGTCGCCGGACCCCTCGGGCCGCACGCCCTCCTCGCCGAGGCGCTGCACGGCCGCCTCCTGGAAGCCGGATTCCCCGACGCCCCCGGCCCGCGCGGCGCCGTCGTCCTGGCCGCCGCCGGCTCCCGCTCCCCGCGTTCCGCCCGGGACACCGAGCACACCGCCCGGCTGCTCTCCGACCGGCTCGGCGGCACCCCCGTCCTGCCCGCCTACGCCTCCGCCGCGGACCCCACCGTCCCCGACGCGGTCGCCGCGCTGCGCGACCGCGGCCACGACCGCATCGCCGTGGCCTCCTGCTTCACCGCCCCCGGACACTTCGCCACCCGGTGCGCGGCCGCCGCCCCCGGGCCCGCCGCCGCACCCCTGGGCGACCACCCCGCCCTGGCCCGTCTCGTGCTGCACCGCTACGACCAGGCGCTCCTCACGCGTACCGGATCCGACCCGGAGAGCGCCGAGGCGGCTACCGTCGCGGTATGA
- a CDS encoding deoxyguanosinetriphosphate triphosphohydrolase: protein MTGTPPTIPGYTTADTERWVPEPDKRPGRTAFQRDRARVLHSAALRRLAGKTQVVTPGAHTPAWDASPRTRLTHSLECAQVGRELGAALGCDPDLVETACLAHDLGHPPFGHNGEQTLNDVAAPCGGFEGNAQSLRLLARLEPKRFVPAPDGSAVSVGLNLSRAALDAATKYPWTRGAHPTDPGSPKFGVYEDDLPVFDWFRQDAPDGARSFEAQVMDWSDDVAYSVHDVEDGLHAGHLDPNLLLADAERAEIFAVAGERYAPGAGAEELAAALDRLLEQEWWPHGYDGSALAQARLKDATSQLIGRFCLAAESATRARWGTGRLTRYAAELVVPAETRLECAVLKAVADRYVMQRPDQEALRADQRVVIAELADTLLARAPDGLDPQFRSLFDAASDDTARMRAVIDQIAALTDTSARSLHARLTRHPGHSTDDRG, encoded by the coding sequence ATGACGGGCACACCACCGACCATCCCCGGCTACACCACGGCCGACACCGAGCGCTGGGTCCCCGAGCCCGACAAACGGCCCGGACGCACCGCCTTCCAGCGCGACCGCGCCCGGGTGCTGCACTCCGCCGCGCTGCGCCGGCTGGCCGGCAAGACCCAGGTCGTCACCCCGGGCGCGCACACCCCCGCCTGGGACGCCAGCCCGCGCACCCGCCTGACCCACTCCCTGGAGTGCGCCCAGGTCGGCCGGGAACTCGGCGCCGCCCTCGGCTGCGACCCGGACCTGGTCGAGACCGCCTGCCTGGCGCACGACCTCGGCCACCCGCCCTTCGGGCACAACGGCGAGCAGACGCTCAACGACGTCGCCGCGCCCTGCGGCGGCTTCGAGGGAAACGCCCAGTCCCTGCGGCTGCTGGCCCGTCTGGAGCCCAAGCGGTTCGTGCCCGCCCCGGACGGCTCGGCGGTCAGCGTCGGCCTGAACCTCAGCCGCGCCGCCCTCGACGCGGCCACCAAGTACCCCTGGACGCGCGGCGCGCATCCCACCGACCCCGGATCGCCGAAGTTCGGCGTCTACGAGGACGACCTGCCGGTCTTCGACTGGTTCCGGCAGGACGCGCCCGACGGGGCGCGGAGCTTCGAGGCGCAGGTCATGGACTGGTCCGACGACGTGGCGTACTCGGTGCACGACGTCGAGGACGGGCTGCACGCCGGACACCTCGACCCCAACCTCCTGCTCGCCGACGCCGAACGCGCCGAGATCTTCGCGGTCGCCGGTGAGCGCTACGCGCCCGGCGCCGGCGCCGAGGAGCTGGCCGCGGCGCTGGACCGCCTGCTGGAGCAGGAGTGGTGGCCGCACGGCTACGACGGCTCCGCGCTCGCCCAGGCCCGGCTGAAGGACGCCACCAGCCAGCTGATCGGCCGTTTCTGTCTCGCGGCGGAGAGCGCGACCCGGGCCCGCTGGGGCACCGGGCGGCTCACCCGCTACGCGGCGGAGCTGGTGGTTCCGGCCGAAACCCGGCTGGAATGCGCCGTCTTGAAAGCGGTCGCCGACCGGTACGTCATGCAGCGTCCCGACCAGGAAGCGCTCCGCGCCGACCAGCGCGTCGTCATCGCCGAACTGGCCGACACGCTGCTCGCCCGCGCCCCCGACGGCCTTGACCCGCAGTTCCGTTCACTGTTCGACGCGGCCTCCGACGACACCGCACGCATGCGCGCCGTCATCGACCAGATCGCCGCCCTGACCGACACCTCGGCCCGTTCTCTGCACGCCCGTCTCACCCGACACCCTGGTCACAGCACGGACGACCGAGGGTGA
- a CDS encoding NAD(P)/FAD-dependent oxidoreductase produces MVDAHQTFVIVGGGLAGAKAAETLRAEGFTGRVILICDERDHPYERPPLSKGFLLGKEERDSVFVHEPAWYAQAHIELHLGQPAVRLDPEGRTVRLGDGTLIAYDKLLLATGAEPRRLDIPGTGLAGVHHLRRLAHAERLRGVLASLGRDNGHLVIAGAGWIGLEVAAAARSYGAEVTVVEPAPTPLHGILGPELGGLFTDLHREHGVRFHFGARFTEIVGQDGMVLAVRTDDGEEHPAHDVLAAIGAAPRTALAEQAGLDLAAPETGGGVAVDAALRTSDPYIYAAGDVAAADHPLLDTRLRVEHWANALNGGPAAARAMLGQDISYDRVPYFFSDQYDVGMEYSGYAPPGSYAQVVCRGDVAKREFIAFWLAADGRLLAGMNVNVWDVAESIQQLIRSGAPLEPAALADPEVPLAALLP; encoded by the coding sequence GTGGTCGACGCACACCAGACGTTCGTCATCGTCGGGGGTGGCCTGGCCGGCGCGAAGGCCGCGGAGACGCTCCGCGCGGAGGGCTTCACCGGCCGGGTGATCCTCATCTGTGACGAGCGCGACCACCCGTACGAGCGCCCCCCGCTCTCCAAGGGGTTCCTGCTCGGCAAGGAAGAGCGCGACAGCGTGTTCGTCCACGAGCCCGCCTGGTACGCCCAGGCCCACATCGAGCTGCACCTCGGCCAGCCCGCCGTCCGCCTCGACCCCGAGGGCAGAACCGTCCGCCTCGGCGACGGCACCCTGATCGCCTACGACAAGCTGCTGCTGGCCACCGGCGCCGAGCCGCGGCGCCTGGACATCCCCGGCACCGGCCTGGCCGGCGTGCACCACCTGCGCCGCCTCGCCCACGCCGAACGGCTGCGCGGCGTCCTGGCCTCCCTCGGCCGCGACAACGGCCACCTCGTGATCGCCGGCGCCGGCTGGATCGGCCTGGAGGTCGCCGCGGCGGCCCGCTCCTACGGCGCCGAGGTGACCGTCGTCGAGCCCGCCCCGACCCCGCTGCACGGCATCCTGGGCCCCGAACTCGGCGGCCTGTTCACCGACCTGCACCGCGAACACGGCGTGCGCTTCCACTTCGGCGCCCGCTTCACCGAGATCGTCGGACAGGACGGCATGGTGCTCGCCGTGCGCACCGACGACGGCGAGGAGCACCCCGCCCACGACGTGCTCGCCGCGATCGGCGCCGCCCCGCGCACCGCGCTCGCCGAACAGGCCGGGCTGGACCTCGCCGCCCCGGAGACCGGCGGCGGCGTGGCCGTCGACGCGGCGCTGCGCACCTCCGACCCCTACATCTACGCCGCCGGTGACGTCGCCGCCGCCGACCACCCCCTGCTGGACACCCGGCTGCGGGTCGAGCACTGGGCCAACGCCCTCAACGGCGGCCCGGCCGCCGCCCGCGCCATGCTCGGCCAGGACATCAGCTACGACCGCGTCCCGTACTTCTTCTCCGACCAGTACGACGTCGGCATGGAGTACTCCGGCTACGCCCCGCCCGGCTCCTACGCCCAGGTCGTCTGCCGCGGCGATGTCGCCAAGCGGGAGTTCATCGCCTTCTGGCTGGCGGCGGACGGCCGGCTGCTCGCCGGCATGAACGTCAACGTCTGGGACGTCGCCGAATCCATCCAGCAACTGATCCGCTCCGGTGCCCCGTTGGAGCCCGCCGCGCTGGCCGATCCGGAGGTTCCGCTGGCGGCACTGCTCCCGTAG
- a CDS encoding pyridoxal-phosphate dependent enzyme, with protein sequence MTPSPTGPTGSGSTDVPAVTLDDVRDAARRLAGVAHRTPVLRSRTLDALVGAEVHLKCENFQRIGAFKFRGAYNALSRLSPRQLARGVAAYSSGNHAQAVALAARELGSRAVIVMPEDTPRSKWDATAGYGAEIVPYDRYTGDRVAIGRRLAEERGLALIPPYEHPHIIAGQGTTALELIEETGPLDALLVPVGGGGLMAGAATAATALVPGIRMIGVEPEAGDDTARSLAAGHRVTVPVPRTIADGQAAETPGELTFAINRRLLDSVVLVSDDEIRAAMRLAFERLKIVTEPSGATALAALLAGRVTPLPPRIGVIISGGNVGVERFVELMG encoded by the coding sequence ATGACGCCAAGCCCCACCGGCCCCACCGGCTCCGGCAGCACCGACGTCCCGGCCGTCACCCTCGACGACGTCCGGGACGCCGCCCGGCGGCTGGCGGGCGTGGCCCACCGCACCCCGGTCCTGCGCTCCCGCACGCTCGACGCGCTGGTCGGCGCCGAGGTCCACCTCAAGTGCGAGAACTTCCAGCGGATCGGCGCCTTCAAGTTCCGCGGCGCCTACAACGCCCTCTCCCGGCTCTCCCCGCGGCAGCTGGCCCGCGGGGTCGCCGCCTACTCCTCCGGCAACCACGCCCAGGCCGTCGCGCTGGCCGCCCGGGAGCTGGGCAGCCGTGCCGTCATCGTGATGCCCGAGGACACCCCGCGGTCCAAGTGGGACGCCACCGCCGGATACGGCGCCGAGATCGTCCCCTACGACCGCTACACCGGCGACCGGGTCGCGATCGGCCGCCGGCTCGCCGAGGAACGCGGCCTCGCCCTGATCCCGCCCTACGAGCATCCGCACATCATCGCCGGCCAGGGCACCACCGCCCTGGAGCTGATCGAGGAGACCGGCCCGCTCGACGCCCTGCTGGTCCCGGTCGGCGGGGGCGGGCTGATGGCCGGCGCGGCCACCGCCGCCACCGCGCTGGTCCCCGGCATCCGGATGATCGGCGTCGAGCCGGAGGCCGGCGACGACACCGCCCGCTCGCTCGCCGCCGGCCACCGCGTCACCGTCCCCGTGCCGCGCACCATCGCCGACGGCCAGGCCGCCGAGACCCCCGGCGAGCTGACCTTCGCCATCAACCGCCGGCTGCTCGACTCGGTCGTCCTGGTCAGCGACGACGAGATCCGCGCGGCCATGCGGCTGGCCTTCGAACGCCTCAAGATCGTCACCGAACCCAGCGGCGCCACCGCCCTCGCCGCCCTCCTCGCCGGACGCGTCACCCCCCTGCCGCCCCGCATCGGCGTGATCATCTCGGGCGGCAACGTGGGGGTGGAACGGTTCGTGGAGCTGATGGGGTAG
- the dnaG gene encoding DNA primase: MAGRINDDDVKAVRDAVPIDAVVSEYLQLRNAGGGNLKGLCPFHDEKSPSFHVSPAKGLYHCFGCQEGGDTVDFIMKLDHLSFAETIERLASQAGITLRYEEGGYTPGRQQGERTRLVEAHKAAAQFYVEQLDSPEAEIARAFLAERGFDQAAAQHFGVGYSPAGWDHLTRFLRGRRFSDQELVLSGLAQEGRRGPIDRFRGRLMWPIRDIAGEVVGFGARKLRDDDNGPKYLNTPETPIYRKSQVLYGIDLAKKEIAKTNRAVVVEGYTDVMACHLAGVTTAIATCGTSFGEGHIKILRRLLMDNAGSEVVFTFDGDAAGQKAALRAFEDDQKFAAETSIAITPGGMDPCDLRLAKGDAAVADLVEARTPLFEFALRHVVSRHNLDTTVGRAAALDEAAPIVANIKNSSIQHESAVQLAGMLGILDTQFVVKRVSQLARWARERGRDGGPDQGRQQRRGRPPAAEQARPAPGPRGPALNLRSPAHRVERELLKLALQRPDLVSPAFDAYGADEFTAPPYAVVRQCIEEAGGATAGANDSAYVPRVREAAPDDTVRAMVTELAVEPLHTRRDPDEAYAGVQLVAVRLAAVNHRVTEIRGTLQRLGPRADPAHLAAVQNELWVLQQYGQSLRERGYAAL, encoded by the coding sequence GTGGCAGGACGGATCAACGATGACGATGTGAAGGCGGTGCGGGACGCGGTCCCGATCGACGCCGTCGTGTCCGAGTATCTCCAGCTCCGCAACGCCGGCGGCGGCAACCTCAAGGGCCTGTGCCCCTTCCACGACGAGAAGTCCCCGTCCTTCCACGTCAGCCCGGCCAAGGGGCTCTACCACTGCTTCGGCTGCCAGGAGGGCGGCGACACCGTCGACTTCATCATGAAGCTCGACCACCTCTCCTTCGCCGAGACCATCGAGCGGCTCGCCTCCCAGGCCGGCATCACCCTGCGCTACGAGGAGGGCGGCTACACCCCCGGCCGCCAGCAGGGCGAGCGCACCCGCCTGGTGGAGGCCCACAAGGCCGCCGCCCAGTTCTACGTCGAGCAGCTCGACAGCCCCGAGGCCGAGATCGCCCGCGCGTTCCTCGCCGAGCGCGGCTTCGACCAGGCCGCCGCCCAGCACTTCGGCGTCGGCTACAGCCCGGCCGGCTGGGACCACCTCACCCGCTTCCTGCGCGGCCGCCGCTTCAGCGACCAGGAACTGGTCCTCTCCGGCCTCGCCCAGGAGGGCCGCCGCGGCCCCATCGACCGCTTCCGCGGCCGCCTGATGTGGCCGATCCGCGACATCGCCGGCGAGGTCGTCGGCTTCGGCGCCCGCAAGCTCCGCGACGACGACAACGGCCCCAAGTACCTCAACACCCCCGAGACCCCCATCTACCGCAAGTCCCAGGTCCTCTACGGCATCGACCTCGCCAAGAAGGAGATCGCCAAGACCAACCGCGCGGTCGTCGTCGAGGGCTACACCGATGTCATGGCCTGCCACCTCGCCGGTGTCACCACCGCCATCGCCACCTGCGGCACGTCCTTCGGCGAGGGCCACATCAAGATCCTCCGCCGGCTGCTGATGGACAACGCCGGCTCCGAGGTGGTCTTCACCTTCGACGGCGACGCCGCGGGCCAGAAGGCGGCCCTGCGCGCCTTCGAGGACGACCAGAAGTTCGCCGCCGAGACCTCCATCGCCATCACCCCCGGCGGAATGGACCCCTGCGACCTGCGGCTCGCCAAGGGCGACGCGGCCGTCGCCGACCTCGTCGAGGCCCGCACCCCGCTCTTCGAGTTCGCGCTGCGCCATGTCGTCTCCCGGCACAACCTCGACACCACCGTCGGCCGCGCCGCCGCCCTCGACGAGGCCGCCCCCATCGTCGCGAACATCAAGAACAGCTCGATCCAGCACGAGTCCGCCGTCCAGCTCGCCGGCATGCTCGGCATCCTGGACACCCAGTTCGTGGTCAAGCGCGTCAGCCAGCTCGCCCGCTGGGCCCGTGAGCGCGGCCGTGACGGCGGCCCCGACCAGGGCCGTCAGCAGCGCCGCGGCCGGCCCCCCGCCGCCGAGCAGGCCCGCCCCGCGCCCGGCCCGCGCGGCCCGGCGCTCAACCTCCGCAGCCCCGCCCACCGCGTCGAGCGAGAGCTGCTCAAGCTCGCGCTGCAGCGCCCCGACCTGGTCTCCCCGGCCTTCGACGCGTACGGCGCCGACGAGTTCACCGCCCCGCCCTACGCGGTGGTCCGCCAGTGCATCGAGGAGGCCGGCGGCGCCACGGCCGGCGCCAACGACAGCGCGTACGTCCCCCGGGTGCGGGAGGCCGCCCCGGACGACACCGTCCGCGCCATGGTCACCGAACTCGCCGTCGAACCGCTGCACACCCGCCGCGACCCCGACGAGGCCTACGCCGGCGTCCAGTTGGTCGCCGTCCGCCTCGCCGCCGTCAACCACCGCGTCACGGAGATCCGCGGCACCCTCCAGCGCCTCGGCCCCCGCGCCGACCCCGCGCACCTCGCCGCCGTGCAGAACGAACTCTGGGTCCTCCAGCAGTACGGCCAGTCGCTCCGCGAACGCGGCTACGCCGCCCTGTAG